A genome region from Haloimpatiens massiliensis includes the following:
- a CDS encoding ribosomal L7Ae/L30e/S12e/Gadd45 family protein translates to MASRLIGKKSVGIKQTLKAVKGNQCERLYVAKDAESKLIQPLINLAKDKSLEIVYIDTMKELGRLCGIDVGAAVACTLKENC, encoded by the coding sequence ATGGCCAGTAGGCTTATAGGGAAAAAATCAGTAGGTATAAAACAAACATTGAAAGCTGTAAAGGGAAATCAATGTGAAAGATTATATGTAGCAAAAGATGCTGAATCTAAGCTTATACAGCCATTAATTAATTTAGCCAAAGATAAATCCCTTGAAATAGTATATATAGACACTATGAAGGAATTAGGACGACTTTGTGGAATTGATGTAGGTGCGGCAGTAGCATGTACATTAAAGGAAAATTGCTAA
- the rpsJ gene encoding 30S ribosomal protein S10, producing the protein MAKQKIRIRLKAFDHNILDQSAEKIVETAKATGARVAGPVPLPTEKDVVTILRAPHKYKDSREQFEIRTHKRLIDIISPSPKTVDSLMKLDLPAGVDIEIKL; encoded by the coding sequence ATGGCAAAACAAAAAATAAGAATCAGACTTAAAGCTTTTGATCACAATATTTTAGATCAATCAGCAGAAAAAATAGTAGAAACTGCAAAAGCTACAGGAGCTAGAGTGGCAGGTCCAGTACCTCTACCAACAGAAAAAGATGTGGTAACAATATTAAGAGCTCCACATAAGTATAAAGATTCAAGAGAGCAGTTTGAAATAAGAACTCATAAAAGATTAATAGACATAATAAGTCCTTCACCAAAAACTGTAGATTCTTTAATGAAATTGGATTTACCAGCAGGTGTTGATATCGAGATAAAACTATAA
- the fusA gene encoding elongation factor G, protein MAREYSLEKFRNIGIMAHIDAGKTTTTERILFYTGINHKIGETHDGSATMDWMEQEQERGITITSAATTCQWKDHIINIIDTPGHVDFTVEVERSLRVLDGAVGVFCAKGGVEPQSETVWRQADKYNVPRIAYINKMDILGADFYRAVSMMRERLHANAVPIQLPIGKEENFVGIIDLIENNARIYKDDLGKEFETTEIPEDMKEIAEDYRSQMLESVAELDEELMMKYLDGEELTVEEIDAVIRKGVCNNEIVPVICGSSYKNKGVQMMIDAAVKYLPSPLDVPSIKGMDVETKEEVERHSDDNEPLAALAFKIATDPFIGKLAFTRVYSGVMESGTYVLNSNKGKRERIGRLVKMHSNHRKDVDELRAGDLGAVIGLKNTTTGDTLCSEESPVILESMEFPEPVISVAIEPKTKAGQEKMGIALQKLAEEDPTFRTFTNQETGQTIIEGMGELHLEIIVDRLQREFKVECNVGQPQVAYKETIRKAVKAEGKFVRQSGGRGQYGHCWIEMEPCEEVFKFEDAIVGGSIPKEYIAPIENGIKEAARTGVVAGYPATNFKVRLFDGSYHDVDSSEMAFKIAGSMAFKNAMSKAEPVLLEPVMKVEIVIPEEYMGDVMGDVNSRRGRIEGMEQRAGAQVIRAFVPLSEMFGYATSLRSKTQGRGNYSMEFDHNEEVPKSIQEKVISERK, encoded by the coding sequence ATGGCAAGAGAATATTCCTTAGAGAAATTCCGTAATATAGGAATCATGGCTCATATAGATGCGGGAAAAACAACAACTACAGAACGTATATTATTCTACACAGGAATAAATCATAAAATTGGAGAAACTCATGATGGTAGTGCTACAATGGACTGGATGGAACAAGAGCAGGAAAGAGGAATAACTATAACTTCTGCTGCAACAACATGTCAATGGAAAGATCATATAATCAATATAATTGACACACCAGGACACGTAGATTTCACTGTTGAAGTTGAAAGATCATTAAGAGTACTTGACGGTGCTGTTGGTGTATTCTGTGCTAAAGGCGGAGTTGAGCCTCAATCTGAAACAGTATGGAGACAGGCAGATAAGTATAATGTTCCAAGAATAGCATACATAAATAAAATGGATATACTAGGAGCAGATTTCTACAGAGCAGTAAGCATGATGAGAGAAAGATTACATGCTAATGCAGTTCCTATACAGTTACCAATAGGTAAAGAAGAGAACTTTGTAGGAATAATAGATTTAATAGAAAATAATGCTAGAATATATAAAGATGACTTAGGAAAAGAATTTGAAACAACTGAAATTCCTGAGGATATGAAGGAAATAGCAGAAGATTACAGATCACAGATGCTAGAATCAGTTGCTGAATTAGATGAAGAATTAATGATGAAATACCTTGATGGAGAAGAATTGACAGTAGAAGAAATTGACGCTGTTATAAGAAAAGGTGTATGTAATAACGAAATAGTTCCAGTAATATGTGGATCGTCATATAAGAACAAAGGTGTACAAATGATGATTGATGCTGCAGTTAAATACTTACCATCACCATTAGACGTACCATCAATAAAAGGTATGGATGTAGAAACTAAAGAAGAAGTAGAAAGACACAGTGACGATAATGAGCCACTTGCAGCTTTAGCATTTAAGATTGCTACAGATCCATTCATAGGAAAACTAGCTTTCACAAGAGTTTATTCTGGAGTAATGGAAAGTGGTACTTACGTATTGAATTCTAATAAAGGTAAAAGAGAAAGAATAGGAAGACTTGTTAAAATGCACTCAAATCACAGAAAAGATGTAGATGAATTAAGAGCTGGTGATTTAGGAGCTGTAATAGGTCTTAAGAACACAACAACTGGAGATACTTTATGTAGTGAAGAAAGTCCAGTAATATTAGAAAGTATGGAATTCCCAGAACCAGTTATATCTGTTGCTATTGAGCCTAAGACAAAAGCTGGTCAAGAAAAAATGGGTATTGCTCTTCAAAAGTTAGCAGAAGAAGATCCAACTTTCAGAACATTTACTAATCAAGAAACTGGTCAAACAATTATAGAAGGTATGGGAGAACTTCACCTTGAAATAATTGTTGACAGACTTCAAAGAGAGTTCAAAGTTGAATGTAACGTAGGTCAACCACAAGTTGCTTACAAAGAAACTATCAGAAAAGCTGTTAAAGCTGAAGGTAAATTCGTTAGACAATCAGGTGGACGTGGACAATACGGTCACTGTTGGATTGAAATGGAACCATGTGAAGAAGTATTTAAATTTGAAGATGCTATCGTTGGAGGGTCTATACCAAAAGAATACATTGCACCAATAGAAAATGGTATAAAAGAAGCAGCTAGAACAGGTGTCGTTGCTGGATATCCTGCAACAAACTTTAAAGTTAGATTGTTTGATGGATCATACCATGATGTTGACTCTTCAGAAATGGCCTTCAAGATAGCTGGTTCTATGGCATTTAAAAATGCTATGAGTAAAGCAGAACCAGTATTACTTGAGCCAGTTATGAAAGTTGAAATTGTTATCCCAGAAGAATACATGGGAGACGTTATGGGAGATGTTAACTCTAGAAGAGGTAGAATAGAAGGAATGGAACAAAGAGCAGGAGCTCAAGTTATTAGAGCATTCGTTCCACTATCAGAAATGTTTGGTTATGCAACATCATTAAGATCAAAAACTCAAGGTAGAGGAAACTACTCAATGGAATTTGATCACAATGAAGAAGTACCAAAGAGTATACAAGAAAAAGTAATTAGTGAAAGAAAATAA
- the rpoC gene encoding DNA-directed RNA polymerase subunit beta': protein MFELNNFDAIQIGLASPEQIRAWSRGEVKKPETINYRTLKPERDGLFCERIFGPIKDWECHCGKYKRVRYKGIVCDRCGVEVTKAKVRRERMGHIELAAPVSHIWYFKGIPSRMGLILDVSPRSLEKVLYFASYIVLDPKETPLLKKQLLNEKEYREAVDKYGEESFVAGMGAEAIKVLLGELDLENLSIDLKEELETSTGQKRVRIIRRLEVVESFRKSNNNPEWMIIDVIPVIPPDLRPMVQLDGGRFATSDLNDLYRRVINRNNRLKKLLDLGAPDIIVRNEKRMLQEAVDSLIDNGRRGRPVTGPGNRPLKSLSDMLKGKQGRFRQNLLGKRVDYSGRSVIVVGPELKMYQCGLPKEMALELFKPFVMKKLVEKGVAHNIKSAKRMVERVMTEVWDVLEEVITDHPVLLNRAPTLHRLGIQAFQPVLVEGRAIKLHPLVCTAYNADFDGDQMAIHVPLSVEAQTEARFLMLAAHNILKPSDGKPVCVPTQDMVLGSYYLTLDKDGAEGEGRVFSNFEEVLMAYQLGQIDIHAKIKVRLTKEINGEEFSRIIATTPGKLIFNECIPQDLGFVDRSIPENEFKLEIDFLVSKKNLGKIIDKCYAKYGPTGTSVMLDKIKATGYHYSTIGAITISTSDMTVPEAKKTLLGETDKAVEKIEKMYRRGFISEQERYERVIDKWTKTTEDVANALMDNFDKFNPIYMMADSGARGSKSQIKQLAGMRGLMASPSGKILELPIRSSFREGLDVLEYFISTHGARKGNADTALKTADSGYLTRRLVDVSQDVIVRTEDCGAEEGLEVSEIKEGNEVIETLEERLTGRYSAEDILDPESGEVIVSKNSYIDANTASKVVKAGVKKVNIRSVFTCKSKFGVCAKCYGMNMATANKINIGEAVGIIAAQSIGEPGTQLTMRTFHTGGVAGADITQGLPRVEELFEARKPKGLAIISEMPGTVRVEETKKKRVVYVKNEAGEETSYDIPFGSRLRVANGQQIEAGDEITEGSINPHDILRIKGIKAVKNYLLSEVQKVYRLQGVDINDKHLEVVVRQMTRKVKIEDSGDTELLPGTMIDIFDFQEQNSKALDEGNRPADGKVTLLGITKAALATDSFLSAASFQETTRVLTDAAIKGKIDPLVGLKENVIIGKLIPAGTGMNKYRGIKMNLNREDLEEDEENNIEA from the coding sequence TTGTTTGAATTAAATAATTTTGATGCTATACAAATAGGCTTAGCTTCACCAGAACAAATCAGAGCGTGGTCAAGGGGAGAAGTTAAGAAACCTGAAACTATAAACTATAGAACTTTAAAACCTGAAAGAGATGGATTGTTCTGCGAAAGAATATTTGGACCTATAAAGGACTGGGAATGTCATTGTGGAAAGTACAAAAGGGTAAGATACAAAGGTATTGTTTGTGATAGATGTGGAGTAGAAGTAACTAAGGCAAAAGTTAGACGTGAAAGAATGGGGCATATAGAACTTGCAGCCCCTGTTTCCCACATATGGTATTTTAAAGGCATACCATCACGTATGGGACTTATACTGGATGTATCCCCAAGATCTTTGGAGAAGGTGTTATACTTTGCATCATATATAGTTTTAGATCCTAAAGAAACACCTCTTCTAAAGAAACAGCTATTAAATGAAAAAGAATATAGAGAAGCTGTGGATAAATATGGTGAAGAGAGCTTTGTTGCAGGAATGGGTGCAGAAGCAATAAAGGTTTTACTTGGAGAATTAGACTTAGAGAATTTGTCTATAGATCTTAAGGAAGAGTTAGAAACAAGTACAGGACAAAAGAGAGTTAGAATTATAAGAAGACTTGAAGTAGTAGAATCATTTAGAAAATCTAATAATAATCCAGAATGGATGATAATAGATGTGATTCCAGTAATACCGCCAGATTTAAGACCTATGGTTCAGTTAGATGGTGGAAGATTTGCAACTTCAGATTTAAATGACTTATATAGAAGAGTTATAAATAGAAATAATAGATTGAAAAAGCTGTTAGATTTAGGAGCACCAGATATTATAGTAAGAAATGAAAAAAGAATGCTTCAAGAGGCAGTGGATTCACTTATAGACAATGGTAGAAGAGGAAGACCTGTTACAGGTCCAGGAAATAGACCATTAAAATCTCTATCTGATATGTTGAAAGGTAAACAGGGAAGATTCAGACAGAACCTACTTGGTAAACGTGTTGACTATTCAGGACGTTCCGTTATAGTTGTAGGACCAGAACTTAAAATGTATCAATGTGGTCTTCCAAAAGAAATGGCTTTAGAATTGTTTAAACCTTTTGTAATGAAAAAGTTAGTTGAAAAAGGTGTAGCTCATAACATAAAGAGTGCTAAGAGAATGGTAGAAAGAGTAATGACGGAGGTTTGGGATGTTTTAGAAGAAGTTATTACAGATCATCCGGTGTTATTAAACCGTGCTCCGACTCTTCACAGATTAGGAATTCAAGCTTTCCAACCAGTGCTTGTAGAAGGTAGAGCTATAAAACTACATCCATTAGTATGTACAGCATACAATGCTGACTTTGATGGAGACCAGATGGCTATACACGTACCTTTATCTGTTGAAGCACAAACAGAAGCTAGATTCTTAATGTTAGCAGCTCATAATATACTTAAGCCTTCTGATGGTAAGCCAGTTTGTGTTCCTACTCAGGATATGGTATTAGGTTCTTACTACTTAACATTAGATAAAGATGGAGCAGAAGGAGAAGGTAGAGTATTTTCAAATTTTGAAGAAGTCTTAATGGCATATCAATTAGGTCAAATTGATATACATGCTAAAATTAAAGTTAGACTAACAAAAGAAATAAATGGAGAAGAATTTTCTCGTATTATAGCAACTACACCTGGTAAATTAATATTTAATGAATGTATACCACAAGATTTGGGATTTGTTGATAGAAGTATACCGGAAAATGAATTTAAATTAGAAATTGATTTCCTAGTTAGTAAAAAGAATTTAGGAAAAATAATTGATAAATGTTATGCTAAATACGGACCAACAGGAACATCAGTAATGTTAGATAAGATAAAAGCTACAGGATATCATTATTCAACTATAGGTGCTATTACAATTTCTACATCTGATATGACAGTACCTGAAGCTAAGAAAACATTATTGGGAGAAACTGATAAAGCAGTTGAAAAGATTGAAAAAATGTACAGAAGAGGTTTCATATCAGAACAAGAAAGATATGAAAGAGTAATCGATAAATGGACTAAGACTACAGAGGATGTTGCGAATGCATTGATGGATAACTTTGATAAGTTTAATCCTATATATATGATGGCAGATTCTGGAGCCAGAGGTTCTAAGAGTCAGATTAAACAGCTTGCAGGTATGAGAGGATTAATGGCTAGTCCATCAGGTAAGATACTAGAATTACCTATAAGATCTTCCTTCAGAGAAGGTCTAGATGTATTAGAGTACTTTATTTCAACACATGGAGCTAGAAAAGGTAATGCCGATACTGCGTTAAAAACAGCAGACTCTGGATATCTAACAAGAAGACTTGTTGATGTAAGTCAAGATGTAATAGTTAGAACTGAAGACTGTGGTGCAGAAGAAGGCCTTGAGGTTTCAGAAATAAAAGAAGGAAATGAAGTAATAGAAACTCTAGAAGAAAGACTTACTGGAAGATATAGTGCTGAGGATATACTAGATCCTGAATCAGGAGAAGTGATTGTAAGTAAAAATTCTTATATAGATGCTAATACGGCTTCTAAGGTAGTAAAAGCCGGTGTTAAAAAAGTTAATATAAGATCAGTATTTACATGTAAATCTAAGTTTGGAGTTTGTGCTAAATGTTATGGGATGAACATGGCTACAGCTAACAAGATAAATATTGGAGAAGCAGTTGGTATAATAGCAGCTCAATCAATAGGTGAGCCGGGAACTCAGCTTACCATGAGAACATTCCACACTGGTGGAGTTGCTGGAGCGGATATAACCCAAGGTCTTCCAAGAGTTGAGGAATTATTTGAAGCAAGAAAACCAAAAGGGCTTGCTATAATAAGTGAAATGCCAGGTACTGTAAGAGTGGAAGAAACTAAAAAGAAGAGAGTAGTATATGTTAAGAATGAAGCAGGAGAAGAAACTAGCTATGATATACCATTTGGTTCAAGATTAAGAGTAGCTAATGGGCAACAAATTGAAGCTGGAGATGAAATAACAGAAGGTTCAATAAACCCTCATGATATTTTAAGAATTAAAGGTATAAAAGCAGTTAAAAATTATCTTCTTTCAGAAGTGCAGAAGGTATATAGACTTCAAGGTGTTGATATAAATGATAAGCATCTTGAGGTAGTTGTAAGACAAATGACTAGAAAAGTTAAAATAGAAGATTCTGGAGATACAGAATTATTACCAGGTACTATGATAGATATATTTGACTTTCAAGAGCAAAATAGCAAGGCTTTAGATGAAGGAAATAGGCCAGCTGATGGTAAGGTGACTTTACTAGGAATTACAAAAGCTGCTTTAGCTACAGACTCATTCTTATCTGCAGCTTCATTCCAAGAAACTACTAGAGTACTTACTGATGCAGCTATTAAAGGAAAGATAGATCCTTTAGTAGGGTTAAAAGAGAATGTTATAATTGGTAAGTTAATTCCAGCGGGTACAGGAATGAATAAGTACAGAGGAATAAAAATGAACCTAAATCGAGAAGATTTGGAAGAAGATGAAGAAAATAATATAGAAGCTTAA
- the tuf gene encoding elongation factor Tu: MSKSKFERSKPHVNIGTIGHVDHGKTTLTAAITTVLSKTGKAAATKYDEIDKAPEEKERGITINTSHVEYETDNRHYAHVDCPGHADYVKNMITGAAQMDGAILVVSAADGPMPQTREHILLASRVGVNHIVVFLNKADMVDDPELLELVEMEVRELLSEYGFDGDGCPVITGSALEALQNSDDEGKTACIYELMAAVDEYIPTPERATDKEFLMPVEDVFTITGRGTVATGRVERGILHVGDEVEIVGLSEEKRKVVVTGVEMFRKLLDEAMAGDNIGALLRGIQRADIERGQVLAKPNTVHPHKKFVGQVYVLKKEEGGRHTPFFNGYRPQFYFRTTDVTGSIALPEGTEMVMPGDHIDMNVELITQVAMEEGLRFAIREGGRTVGSGVVTTIVE, translated from the coding sequence ATGTCAAAGTCAAAATTTGAAAGAAGTAAACCACACGTAAATATAGGAACAATAGGTCACGTAGACCACGGTAAGACAACATTAACAGCAGCAATTACAACAGTATTATCAAAAACAGGAAAAGCAGCAGCAACAAAATATGACGAAATAGATAAGGCACCAGAAGAAAAAGAAAGAGGAATCACAATCAATACATCACACGTAGAATATGAAACAGACAACAGACACTACGCACACGTAGACTGCCCAGGCCACGCTGACTATGTAAAGAACATGATAACAGGAGCAGCACAAATGGATGGAGCAATCCTAGTAGTAAGTGCAGCAGATGGTCCAATGCCACAAACAAGAGAACATATACTACTAGCATCAAGAGTTGGAGTTAACCACATAGTAGTATTCTTAAACAAAGCAGACATGGTAGACGATCCAGAATTATTAGAACTAGTAGAAATGGAAGTAAGAGAATTACTAAGTGAATATGGATTTGACGGAGACGGATGTCCAGTAATAACAGGATCAGCATTAGAAGCATTACAAAACTCAGACGATGAAGGAAAAACAGCATGCATCTATGAATTAATGGCAGCAGTAGATGAATATATACCAACACCAGAAAGAGCAACAGACAAAGAGTTCTTAATGCCAGTAGAAGATGTATTCACAATCACAGGAAGAGGAACAGTTGCAACAGGAAGAGTAGAAAGAGGAATATTACACGTAGGAGACGAAGTAGAAATCGTTGGACTAAGTGAAGAAAAGAGAAAAGTAGTAGTAACAGGAGTAGAAATGTTCAGAAAGTTACTAGACGAAGCAATGGCTGGAGATAACATAGGAGCATTATTAAGAGGTATCCAAAGAGCAGACATCGAAAGAGGTCAAGTATTAGCAAAACCAAATACAGTACACCCACACAAGAAATTTGTAGGTCAAGTGTACGTATTAAAGAAAGAAGAAGGTGGAAGACATACACCATTCTTTAATGGATACAGACCACAATTCTACTTCAGAACAACAGACGTAACAGGTTCAATCGCATTACCAGAAGGAACAGAAATGGTTATGCCAGGAGACCACATCGACATGAATGTTGAATTAATAACTCAAGTAGCTATGGAAGAAGGATTAAGATTCGCTATAAGAGAAGGCGGAAGAACTGTAGGTTCAGGAGTTGTTACTACTATAGTTGAATAA
- the rpsG gene encoding 30S ribosomal protein S7: MPRKGHIAKRDVLPDPLYNSKVVTKLVNQIMLDGKKGVAQKIVYGAFDIMAEKSGKEAIEVFETAMNNIMPLLEVKARRIGGANYQVPIEVRPERRQTLGLRWLVDATRKRNEKYMKDRLAAELLDASNNTGAAVKKREDTHKMAEANKAFAHYRY; this comes from the coding sequence GTGCCAAGAAAAGGACATATAGCAAAAAGAGATGTATTACCAGATCCATTGTACAATAGTAAGGTTGTTACTAAATTAGTAAACCAAATAATGTTAGATGGTAAAAAAGGTGTTGCTCAAAAAATTGTTTACGGTGCATTCGATATAATGGCTGAAAAATCAGGTAAAGAGGCTATAGAAGTATTTGAAACAGCTATGAACAACATCATGCCACTTTTAGAAGTAAAAGCAAGAAGAATAGGTGGAGCTAACTATCAAGTTCCAATAGAAGTAAGACCGGAGAGAAGACAGACATTAGGTCTAAGATGGTTGGTTGACGCTACTAGAAAAAGAAACGAAAAATATATGAAAGATAGACTTGCAGCAGAATTATTAGACGCATCTAATAACACTGGAGCAGCTGTTAAGAAAAGAGAAGACACTCATAAGATGGCAGAAGCAAACAAAGCTTTCGCACATTACAGATATTAG
- the rpsL gene encoding 30S ribosomal protein S12, with the protein MPTINQLVRKGRQTVVTKSGSPALKECPQKRGVCTVVKTSTPKKPNSALRKVARVRLTNGYEVSAYIPGIGHNLQEHSVVLIRGGRVKDLPGVRYHIVRGTLDAAGVADRMQSRSKYGAKKPKKK; encoded by the coding sequence ATGCCAACTATTAACCAATTAGTGAGAAAAGGCAGACAGACAGTAGTTACTAAATCTGGTTCACCAGCTTTAAAAGAGTGTCCACAAAAAAGAGGAGTATGTACAGTAGTTAAAACATCAACTCCTAAAAAACCTAACTCAGCGTTAAGAAAAGTTGCCAGAGTTAGATTAACAAATGGATATGAAGTTTCAGCTTACATACCAGGTATAGGACATAACTTACAAGAGCACAGTGTTGTTCTTATAAGAGGAGGTAGAGTGAAAGACCTTCCTGGTGTAAGATACCACATTGTAAGAGGTACTCTAGATGCTGCTGGTGTTGCAGATAGAATGCAAAGCAGATCTAAGTATGGAGCTAAAAAACCTAAGAAAAAATAG